In the Sinorhizobium arboris LMG 14919 genome, one interval contains:
- a CDS encoding fumarylacetoacetate hydrolase family protein gives MQTALTPPPLVLLPISGSSVGFPVRRVYCVGRNYAAHAREMGHDPDREPPFFFQKNADNLLPPGENFPYPPRSSEVHHEVELVVAMRSGGTDIPVEDAADHIFGYGVGIDFTRRDLQAEAKKAGKPWTAAKAFEHSAPVSAIVPVTAIGHPASGNIWLKVNGELRQQGDLDQMIWTVPEIIAELSRLFTLAPGDIIMTGTPSGVGPVTRGDVVACGIDGIGAISVNVR, from the coding sequence ATGCAGACAGCCCTGACACCCCCGCCCCTCGTCCTGCTGCCGATCTCAGGCAGTTCCGTCGGATTTCCGGTGCGCCGGGTCTACTGTGTCGGCCGCAACTATGCGGCCCATGCGCGCGAGATGGGTCATGACCCGGACCGTGAGCCGCCCTTCTTCTTTCAGAAGAATGCCGATAATCTGCTGCCGCCGGGCGAGAATTTCCCCTACCCGCCGCGCTCGTCGGAGGTTCATCACGAGGTCGAGCTGGTCGTCGCCATGCGCAGCGGCGGGACTGACATCCCCGTGGAGGACGCGGCCGACCACATCTTCGGTTATGGCGTCGGCATCGACTTCACGCGCCGGGACCTCCAGGCGGAAGCGAAGAAGGCCGGAAAGCCCTGGACGGCGGCCAAGGCGTTCGAGCATTCCGCTCCGGTCTCCGCCATCGTTCCCGTCACTGCGATCGGCCATCCCGCAAGCGGCAACATATGGCTCAAGGTCAATGGCGAACTGCGCCAGCAGGGCGATCTCGATCAGATGATCTGGACAGTGCCCGAAATCATCGCCGAGCTCTCCCGCCTTTTCACTCTTGCGCCGGGCGACATCATCATGACCGGAACGCCGTCCGGCGTAGGCCCCGTCACGCGCGGAGACGTCGTCGCCTGCGGCATCGATGGGATCGGGGCGATCTCCGTCAACGTACGTTGA